A segment of the Candidatus Zixiibacteriota bacterium genome:
CCATTCAATAATGCAGTTGTTTTCAGTAATTGCGATGGATTTGATGTGAATTTGCGAATGGTCTATGCGATTTTTCCCACAGCAAGACTGTGGGCCACCCTGGCAATTGTTAATTATTTGATTTTTGAAAACCATTCAAGGATGTGCCAAAATTCCTTATCCTGAACTTCAGTATTATTTACAGCTATTTTTGAAAGTCCTTTTAAAAACTCAAATAAGATTTCATCATGACTAACTCCATGAACGAAACACTTCCCTTGAGCAATGTCAGTTGCATCAAACAAAAATTCAAATAATTTCTTATCTTTATCTCTTATTAATACACACCATAGGAACCGGGGCATGTTTTTAAGCAATAATTCTTTTTTTGCCTTATTATTGATATGTGTATCGTTTCGTATTTCAGATTTGAAATCATTGATGGTGGTCAAGTAGATATCCCATTCAAAATGCTGTGGAAACGGTAATTTTAAGGTTTTTATAATACTTCCAATGAAAATATCGAATCCAAGAATTATGTTTCTTATATGGTCGTATCTAATCCTAATTTTTGGATATAATGGAATTAATAAAAAATGGGGGACCGCTCTAATACTGCCAAAACCCAACGATGTTGACAAGGAATTATAATTACTATTCTCGTAAGATATTATTTTATTGTCAAGTTCAACTCGTGCGAACGGACCAACTTGATCATCGTGGACATATAGCTTATCTATTTGGGAAGATTTTAGAAGAATTTTAGTCGGTCCATATGGAACGCATTCTTTTGTTCCCAGACTAAATCCGGTTACGGCCATGGCATGATTAGCAATATATTTAGGGGGAGATGAATTTGATTGCTCAAATAATGATACTCTCAGTAAAAGTGGAATACCCGCTTTCAAGTAGGCATATACTGCACCCTGCAAATTTGCATATTGTTGAGCGTCTATGTGATCAGCCTCCAAACCAAGCTGGCGCACAGCAAAAATTTCCTGCCTTCCGGTCAATCCTCTGCTTGGTAAAGAACCGGGCGCATTTTCATCTGGAAACTTGGTCGCTATTTGTGTTATTTCTACGGGTGATGGAATTGGGTGTTGAAATAACTTTCCAGTACCCTGAAACAACGACCATAAGGCACTTGTTGCACAGGCAGCAGCACCTTGATCCTGCTCTTGAAAAGCAAGTGTTTTATTGACTGTTAAATTAATTCCGAATAAACTGACGGGATATTCCCTTAATATGGGAAAGTGCCTTCGTCCATTATTTGGTCCATATGTTACTAAACATGTTCTTCCAATAAATGTCTTTGGTAGCTTTTTAACCACAATAAATCCAAGGTATGATTCATTGAAATTTAATGCTTTTTTTTCTTTGCTTCGATTTATCAAAATCGTGCCAAAAAATTGTGGGGAAAATTCTAACTTAAAAAAATGTAACCTGGTACATAATCTCTCATATTGGTCAAAACAACGGGAATAAAAACCAGCATAATCTTCCATGAAATCTCTGTCAATATAGTCATTTTCCACAACAATAGTTTTGGCATTAAGGTTGGAAAAATAATGCCTAAAATATAGGGAATGAAGTTTTGTATTAACAGTTGAAGGTAATGCACCTGATTTTATAGATAGTAATTGTTTTAATTTGTCTATTGTGTAAGGATAAATCTCATAAGGTTTTTTCATGTGAATTATAATGTGGCTGGTTCATCTAACAGCTTGGGGTCAACTTGAGCTTCTTTTTTCAATTTTTCAATAGTCTCTACAATTTTTTTATCTGTTTTCTTGAGAGACTTCTTCCATTCAGGAGATTTCATCAAGGCAATTACTTTCTTATTCACCATTTCGATGGTTTTTTCCTGTGTCATAATAGTCTCCTAAAAGAATTCAGCAATTTTTATTTAATCCGCCAATCTCGTATTTAACAACGAAAATCAATTAAAAATGTTCACTGTTTTATTATCGGAAATCAAAGAAGCTTTTTTAGTCATAAAAAAACTACTCATTTTTGTGTAAGTTAACGGCTATCTTTTGCCATAGGCAAAAGATAGCCGTTAAACTTTAAAAGTCAATAAAAATAATATCACATTTTCATAAGACTGTTAACACCCAAACTATATACCCAAAAAAATGTGCTCAATTCGAATATTGCTGAAAAGAAGGGGTATATAAATTATTGAGACTGTTTCGGTGAAGGTGTGGACACCTGCGCGGCACAGGCGAAGGCCTGTTTTCATGCGGCGCATCCGGCATAAGCCGGACTCTTCGCAATGACTTTTAATTACCTTTTCAACAGTCCTTTACGGGAAGGTATTTTTTATTATGATTTCTGAACAAAGCAAGCACGCAACTAAACCTGGCCGTTTTCGTAAAAAAGATTGTAAATAATTTCTTGACAGGTTATACTTAATTGTCCTGTTGGAAAGGGGAGGCATTAGTCATGCGTGTGTTAGGTGTTATTCTGGTTACATTCGGAATCCTTTTTATTCTCGGCGCCGGTGGATTTGAAGTAATCGGCGGGATAATAGGCGCCGTAGTCGGATTAATCGCGGGAGTTTTTGGTCTTGTGGTGGGATTAATCGGCGGCGCTATCGGACTTATCGTCGGTCTGGGAGCGACATTAATTGTATTGGCAATTCCGATATTAATAATCGGCCTGATAATTACGGCCGCGGTTCATATTTTTGCCTGACCTTACCCTATTCATATATTTAAGCAATAACTCCCCGGCGGGATCGCGCGTATGAATAATTCATATGTCTATTTCAAATGTTGGTGATTTTTAAGAAAGGACAAAAAATGTCTAAGAAAATCAACCGCAGGTCATTCATAAAAAAGAGTACGGCAATAGGCGCAGCTACCGCAATCGGGGGGGCAACCTTTTCGCAACTGATTGACGGGGCAATCAATCAAGCCCGGGCCGATGAAAAATCGGACATTTGCAGTATAATCGGGAAAAACTATTTTGACAATACTCTTACTGCCATTGAGCAAATCGGGGGAATCGGTCAGTTTGTAACCGAAGGCGCAAAGGTGGGATTACTTGTAAACGCTGTTCGTGGCCACCCGGGGACGGATGTACATCCCGACGTATTGTTGGCAGTTTTATTCCTATGCCACCAGGCCGGCGCCGGAGAACTAAAGCTCCTAAAAGACCTGTCGGATAACTATTGGAGCAATAGCTCCCGAGCCAAAGAACATGATAAAATCATTTCATCGTTGAAAATCGCCGACAACTTCATCAAAGTCGAAAACCCCAAAGGTATTTCTTTAAAAGAAGTACACGTTCAAAAAGATCTCCTTGAATGTGACGCTTTTATAAATATAAGCCTCGCCAAGAATCATATCGGGACTATGCATACCGGCGTACTTAAGAATTTCATGGGCGCCTGCCCTCACAATCCCACCAACAGATTCTGTCATTTTGGCTCCGATACTGAAACAGAAGAATGGTATGCTAACTGCGAATTTCTATCCCAGTGTATTGCCGACATGAATCTTGTCAGAAAACCTGATTTGTGCGTTAACGATTCCATTGAATT
Coding sequences within it:
- a CDS encoding DUF362 domain-containing protein, producing the protein MSKKINRRSFIKKSTAIGAATAIGGATFSQLIDGAINQARADEKSDICSIIGKNYFDNTLTAIEQIGGIGQFVTEGAKVGLLVNAVRGHPGTDVHPDVLLAVLFLCHQAGAGELKLLKDLSDNYWSNSSRAKEHDKIISSLKIADNFIKVENPKGISLKEVHVQKDLLECDAFINISLAKNHIGTMHTGVLKNFMGACPHNPTNRFCHFGSDTETEEWYANCEFLSQCIADMNLVRKPDLCVNDSIEFLTTNGPFGPGEIGRKDAITVGTDPVAVDAYSVRYLGLKPKDVIMIGMAADHGIGTDDLKSLNIKEITA